A window of Mucilaginibacter sp. PAMC 26640 contains these coding sequences:
- a CDS encoding transcriptional regulator: MDSFGKRLRECRDAKGLSQQDLAKLMHTSYTVIGKYERDETKPSIEVARNMSKLLDTTVGHLLGENDDLNVLKDPAMLKRLNELNSLSEPDRDSILYALDGLLRDAKARKAYAL; the protein is encoded by the coding sequence ATGGATTCATTTGGTAAAAGATTAAGGGAGTGCAGGGATGCCAAAGGGCTTTCGCAGCAAGACCTTGCCAAGTTGATGCATACTTCTTATACAGTCATTGGTAAGTATGAGCGGGACGAAACAAAGCCATCTATTGAAGTTGCCCGTAATATGTCGAAACTGCTTGATACCACAGTAGGGCATTTACTGGGAGAAAACGATGATCTGAACGTGCTAAAAGATCCTGCTATGCTTAAGCGTCTCAACGAATTAAACTCACTTTCTGAACCTGACAGGGACAGCATTCTATATGCGCTTGATGGTCTGCTTAGGGATGCTAAAGCCCGTAAAGCCTATGCGCTTTAA